A single window of Flavobacterium sp. 140616W15 DNA harbors:
- a CDS encoding ribonuclease Z, with protein sequence MKLTILGCYAATPRTFTNPTSQVLEIKNRLFLIDCGEGTQVQLRKNKVKFSKINHVFISHLHGDHFFGLIGLISTFSLLGRTTDLHIHGPKGIKEIILLQLKLSSSWTNYGLYFHELESDKSEVVFEDQKVIVTTIPLNHRVYTNGFLFQEKLAERKLDVDAVQHYNIDTCYYQKIKNGGDIKLDDGTIIANEKLSLDPLPPKSYAFCSDTVYHEAVIPIINNVDVLYHESTFLQSEEALASKTLHSTAKEAATIALKANAKHLVLGHYSTRYESIELFKEEAETIFPNVLLGDDGKSFEF encoded by the coding sequence TTGAAATTAACAATATTAGGCTGTTATGCCGCTACTCCAAGAACTTTTACCAATCCAACTTCGCAGGTATTAGAAATAAAAAACAGATTGTTTCTTATTGATTGTGGAGAAGGAACCCAGGTACAATTGCGTAAAAACAAGGTCAAATTCTCTAAGATAAATCATGTTTTTATTTCGCATTTACATGGAGACCATTTCTTTGGACTCATCGGGTTAATATCTACATTTAGCCTTTTAGGACGTACTACCGATTTGCATATTCATGGTCCAAAAGGAATAAAAGAAATCATATTATTACAACTTAAATTATCGAGTTCATGGACAAACTATGGTTTGTACTTTCATGAATTAGAGTCAGATAAAAGTGAAGTCGTTTTTGAAGATCAAAAAGTAATTGTAACGACAATTCCTTTAAATCATCGTGTGTATACTAACGGGTTTTTATTTCAGGAAAAATTAGCTGAAAGGAAACTAGATGTCGATGCAGTTCAGCATTATAATATAGATACGTGTTATTATCAGAAAATTAAAAACGGAGGAGATATAAAGCTGGACGATGGTACTATTATCGCCAACGAAAAACTATCATTAGATCCTCTGCCTCCTAAGAGTTATGCATTTTGCTCAGATACAGTTTATCATGAAGCTGTAATTCCGATTATAAATAATGTAGATGTTTTGTATCATGAAAGTACCTTCTTGCAATCGGAAGAAGCACTGGCTTCAAAAACATTACATTCAACAGCCAAAGAAGCAGCTACAATAGCCTTAAAAGCCAATGCAAAACATTTGGTTCTTGGGCATTATTCAACTAGATATGAAAGTATCGAATTGTTTAAAGAAGAAGCAGAAACTATTTTTCCAAATGTATTATTAGGAGATGATGGAAAAAGCTTTGAATTTTAG
- a CDS encoding aspartate carbamoyltransferase catalytic subunit, with protein MKELSVNHLLGIKYINENDINLIFETADHFKEVINRPIKKVPSLRDITIANIFFENSTRTKLSFELAQKRLSADVISFSAAQSSVKKGETLIDTVNNILSMKVDMVVMRHANPGAAYFLSKNVKASIVNAGDGAHEHPTQALLDSYSIRERLGDVAGKKVVIVGDILHSRVALSNIYALQMQGAEVKVCGPKTLIPRYIESLGVTVEPNLRKALEWCDVANMLRVQNERMDVNFFPSTREYSQQYGVDKALLDSLNKEIVIMHPGPINRGVEITSEVADSEHSVILNQVENGVAVRMAVIYLLASKLQ; from the coding sequence ATGAAAGAATTAAGCGTAAATCATTTATTAGGAATAAAATATATCAATGAGAATGATATTAACCTAATTTTTGAAACTGCCGACCATTTTAAAGAAGTCATTAACAGACCAATTAAAAAAGTTCCTTCGTTGAGAGATATTACTATTGCCAATATATTTTTTGAAAATAGTACCAGAACAAAACTTTCGTTCGAATTAGCACAAAAAAGATTATCAGCCGATGTTATTAGTTTTTCGGCAGCACAATCATCGGTTAAAAAAGGAGAAACACTTATCGATACGGTAAATAATATTCTTTCGATGAAAGTGGATATGGTCGTAATGCGCCATGCCAATCCTGGAGCAGCTTACTTTTTATCCAAGAATGTAAAAGCTAGTATTGTAAATGCTGGAGATGGTGCACATGAACATCCAACACAAGCCTTATTGGATAGTTATTCTATTAGAGAAAGACTAGGAGATGTTGCAGGAAAGAAAGTAGTAATTGTGGGAGATATTCTGCACTCTAGAGTGGCATTATCTAACATATATGCTTTGCAAATGCAAGGTGCTGAGGTTAAAGTTTGTGGGCCAAAAACATTAATTCCAAGATATATTGAATCCTTAGGAGTTACTGTAGAACCTAACTTGCGTAAAGCATTAGAATGGTGTGATGTTGCCAATATGTTACGTGTTCAGAATGAAAGAATGGATGTTAACTTTTTTCCTTCTACAAGAGAATATTCACAACAATATGGTGTAGATAAAGCATTATTAGATTCTTTGAATAAAGAGATTGTAATTATGCATCCCGGACCAATAAATAGGGGAGTAGAGATAACATCGGAAGTAGCAGATTCAGAACATTCGGTTATTCTAAATCAAGTCGAAAATGGAGTAGCTGTTCGTATGGCAGTTATTTATCTTTTGGCTTCAAAACTTCAATAA
- the pyrR gene encoding bifunctional pyr operon transcriptional regulator/uracil phosphoribosyltransferase PyrR, whose product MSQKVLLNSKEVTIILHRLACQLIEKHLDFSDTILVGIQPRGVYLAERLKELLEKEYKTPEITLGYLDITFFRDDFRRTDKPLEANKTQINFIVEDKKVIFIDDVLFTGRSIRSALTAIQSFGRPAEIELLVLIDRRFSRHLPIQPDYRGRQVDAINNEKVIVSWKEKDGEDVVYLVTN is encoded by the coding sequence ATGAGTCAAAAAGTATTACTTAATTCAAAAGAAGTTACTATCATATTACATCGTTTGGCCTGTCAATTGATAGAAAAGCATCTTGATTTTTCAGACACGATTTTGGTAGGAATTCAACCTAGAGGTGTTTACTTGGCAGAGCGACTGAAAGAATTATTAGAAAAAGAATATAAAACGCCTGAGATTACATTAGGTTATTTAGACATTACTTTTTTTAGAGATGATTTTCGAAGAACAGATAAACCACTAGAAGCTAATAAAACCCAAATCAATTTTATTGTAGAGGATAAAAAAGTCATTTTTATAGATGATGTATTATTCACAGGACGAAGTATTCGATCAGCATTAACTGCTATTCAATCTTTCGGACGACCTGCAGAAATTGAATTATTGGTGTTAATCGACAGGCGTTTTAGCCGACATTTACCAATACAGCCCGATTATCGTGGCAGACAGGTAGATGCTATCAATAATGAGAAAGTGATAGTGAGTTGGAAAGAGAAGGATGGCGAAGATGTCGTTTACTTGGTTACTAATTAA
- a CDS encoding CAP domain-containing protein, translating into MRLKIHILSLMVIVFTMNSCASDSVDSVSDKESSVSSEVVTNYTYNQSELETMKLINDYRVSIGLNELKAINHISFKSEEHNIYMIANKVVNHDDFVARSENIIKVLGAKKVAENVAYNYNTPEAVLKAWLASDGHKRNIEGDYTHFGLAIKLDTVNGRKYYTNIFAKI; encoded by the coding sequence ATGAGACTAAAAATTCATATTCTATCGCTTATGGTAATAGTGTTTACCATGAATTCTTGTGCATCTGATTCTGTTGATTCAGTTTCAGACAAAGAATCAAGTGTTTCTTCAGAAGTTGTTACTAACTATACCTATAATCAGTCGGAGCTGGAGACAATGAAACTGATTAATGATTATAGAGTTAGTATTGGGTTAAATGAATTAAAAGCAATAAATCATATCTCTTTTAAATCAGAGGAGCATAATATTTATATGATTGCTAATAAAGTGGTTAATCATGATGATTTTGTTGCACGTTCAGAAAATATTATTAAAGTTTTAGGTGCGAAAAAAGTTGCCGAGAATGTAGCTTATAATTATAATACGCCAGAAGCTGTATTAAAAGCTTGGCTTGCAAGTGATGGGCACAAACGTAATATCGAAGGAGATTATACGCATTTTGGTTTAGCAATAAAACTAGATACTGTAAATGGAAGAAAATATTATACCAATATTTTTGCAAAAATATAA
- the pdxH gene encoding pyridoxamine 5'-phosphate oxidase produces the protein MNDLSNYRKSYEKSELLETTIPEDPINLFNRWFHEVEDFGGVDEVNAMTVSTIGLDGFPKSRVVLLKKFSEEGFIFYTNYNSEKGKAIQNNPHVCLSFFWPNSERQVIIKGIATKTPEAVSDGYFDSRPDGSKLGAIVSNQSAVIPSRTYLEENLKELEKEFEGKEIPRPKHWGGFLVTPVEVEFWQGRPNRLHDRIRYTVQDDYLWKIERLSS, from the coding sequence ATGAATGATCTAAGTAATTATAGAAAATCCTACGAGAAAAGCGAATTACTGGAAACTACTATTCCAGAAGATCCGATTAACCTTTTTAACAGATGGTTTCATGAAGTAGAAGATTTTGGAGGTGTCGATGAGGTAAATGCAATGACTGTTTCGACAATAGGATTGGATGGTTTTCCTAAATCAAGAGTGGTTTTATTAAAGAAATTCTCTGAAGAAGGCTTTATTTTCTACACTAATTACAATTCTGAAAAAGGAAAGGCAATACAAAATAATCCACATGTTTGTTTGTCTTTTTTTTGGCCAAATTCAGAGCGTCAGGTAATTATAAAAGGTATTGCTACAAAAACGCCTGAGGCTGTCTCTGATGGCTATTTTGATTCTAGACCCGATGGCAGTAAGCTTGGTGCTATTGTCTCTAATCAGAGTGCTGTTATTCCATCGCGTACCTATCTTGAAGAAAATCTAAAAGAGCTGGAGAAAGAATTTGAAGGAAAAGAAATTCCAAGACCTAAACATTGGGGAGGTTTTCTTGTTACTCCAGTTGAGGTAGAGTTTTGGCAAGGGAGACCTAATCGCTTGCATGATAGAATTAGGTATACGGTTCAAGATGATTATTTATGGAAAATAGAACGTCTTTCGTCTTAA